One region of Flavobacterium sp. GSB-24 genomic DNA includes:
- a CDS encoding putative porin, with amino-acid sequence MRIFIFLYLLVVPTLLFSQVKKPASKNNLDMNTEYSSITDTVKKKKAKIATIDQYKIITLEHDTIYADTSLTIKSAYRQNHLRKDLFGYQEFSNIGQPLNTLQYSLTNFSPYPEIGFSGKHFNYIQADQIRYYSAATPFTELFFNTTINKGQNVDSFITLNVSKNLNFSIAYRGLRSEGDYINQLVSAGNFRFTTSYATTSRRYAINAHYTFQDVLNEENGGITNDENFESDNKDYKNRQRLQVYLTDAESLLKGRRLFFDHAFRVNPTNGNNNLYVTHQFNYENKGYEYKQPTVISTVTDSNNNSTQVQRFGDSYVASSINDQTKYERLYNKAGLAYENSLLGKFNFFIDDYRSNYKYTRIIIDSTGKAIPDNLFLQINNVGGQYEYQKNKWNGRFLYSRSITNQSLSDLDAKLRYDLNDKIKFDFRYRNINKLPNNNYNLYQSSWIEYNWSNNFKNEKINSLSAEIQTPWLTGQVQYTVLKDHLYFTNAATDEQKAGNVQIVKPFQYGNAINYLEIKASREFKFGPFALDNTFLYQKVDQSDLILNVPDFVTRNTFYYSGYFFKKALYMQTGLVFNYQTKYYGDDYNPVIAEFFVQQDKKIGGFATFDFFVNARIRQTRFYLKAEHFNAAFSQSNYYATPNNPYRDFVLRFGLVWNFFQ; translated from the coding sequence ATGAGAATATTCATTTTTCTATATCTATTAGTTGTACCTACGTTATTGTTTTCTCAAGTAAAAAAGCCAGCTTCTAAAAATAATTTAGATATGAATACGGAATATTCAAGTATTACAGATACCGTAAAAAAGAAAAAAGCTAAAATCGCCACAATAGACCAATATAAAATTATTACGCTGGAGCACGATACTATTTATGCAGATACATCGCTGACAATTAAAAGTGCTTACAGACAAAATCACCTTAGAAAAGATCTTTTCGGATATCAGGAATTTTCAAACATCGGACAGCCTTTAAACACTTTACAATATAGTTTAACCAATTTTTCTCCGTATCCAGAAATAGGTTTTAGCGGTAAACATTTTAATTATATCCAAGCAGATCAGATTCGATATTATTCTGCGGCAACACCTTTTACAGAATTGTTTTTTAATACAACAATTAATAAAGGACAAAATGTAGATTCTTTTATCACATTAAACGTTTCTAAAAATCTTAATTTCTCAATTGCTTATCGAGGATTGAGATCTGAAGGAGATTATATTAATCAATTGGTTAGTGCTGGAAATTTTAGATTTACAACTAGTTATGCAACTACCAGCAGACGTTATGCGATAAATGCTCACTATACTTTTCAAGATGTATTAAATGAAGAAAATGGCGGAATTACAAACGATGAAAACTTTGAAAGCGATAATAAAGATTATAAAAACCGCCAAAGATTGCAGGTTTATTTAACCGATGCAGAATCTTTATTGAAAGGAAGAAGATTATTTTTTGATCATGCTTTTAGAGTAAATCCAACAAACGGTAATAATAATTTGTATGTAACACATCAATTTAATTATGAGAATAAAGGGTATGAATATAAACAGCCTACAGTAATTTCTACAGTTACAGATAGCAATAATAATAGTACTCAAGTGCAGCGTTTTGGAGATTCGTATGTGGCAAGTAGTATAAATGATCAGACCAAATATGAGCGGCTTTATAATAAAGCAGGTCTTGCTTATGAAAATTCCCTTCTAGGAAAGTTCAATTTTTTTATTGATGATTATAGATCAAATTATAAGTATACTAGAATTATTATTGACAGCACAGGAAAAGCAATTCCAGATAATTTGTTTTTGCAGATCAATAATGTAGGAGGACAATATGAATATCAGAAAAACAAATGGAATGGTAGATTTCTATATTCTAGATCAATTACCAATCAATCTCTTTCTGATTTAGATGCGAAGTTAAGATATGATCTAAATGATAAAATTAAATTTGATTTTAGATATCGTAACATCAATAAACTGCCAAACAACAATTATAATTTATACCAAAGCAGCTGGATAGAATACAATTGGTCTAATAATTTTAAAAACGAAAAAATAAATTCTCTTAGCGCTGAGATTCAGACGCCTTGGTTAACAGGACAAGTTCAATATACAGTATTAAAAGATCACTTGTATTTTACAAATGCCGCAACCGATGAACAGAAAGCAGGAAATGTTCAAATTGTAAAACCATTTCAATATGGAAACGCTATTAATTATTTAGAGATAAAAGCGAGTAGAGAATTTAAATTTGGACCTTTTGCATTAGATAATACATTTTTGTACCAAAAAGTAGATCAGTCAGATTTAATCTTAAATGTTCCAGATTTCGTAACTAGAAATACATTTTATTATTCAGGTTACTTTTTTAAGAAAGCTTTATACATGCAAACAGGTCTTGTATTTAATTATCAGACTAAGTATTATGGAGATGATTATAATCCTGTTATTGCAGAATTTTTTGTACAGCAAGATAAAAAGATTGGCGGTTTTGCTACATTCGATTTTTTCGTAAATGCTAGAATACGCCAGACAAGATTTTATTTAAAAGCAGAGCATTTTAATGCTGCTTTTTCGCAAAGCAATTATTATGCTACTCCAAATAATCCTTATCGTGATTTTGTATTGCGTTTTGGTTTAGTTTGGAATTTCTTCCAATAA
- a CDS encoding pyridoxal-phosphate dependent enzyme, with the protein MDFSKNILETIGNTPLVKLNKIVAEIDALVLAKVETFNPGNSVKDRMAVKMIEDAEADGRLKPGGTIIEGTSGNTGMGLALVAIIKGYKLICVISDKQSKEKMDILRAVGAKVVVCPTDVEPTDPRSYYSVSKRLAEETPNSWYVNQYDNLSNSLAHYEQTGPEIWKQTDGKITHFVVGVGTGGTISGVGKYLKEKNPNIKIWGIDTYGSVFKKYHETGIFDENEIYSYITEGIGEDILPKNVDFSLIDGFTKVTDKDAAVYTRKIALEEAIFVGNSAGACIKGLLQLKDQFKPDDVVVVLFHDSGSRYVGKMFNDDWMRERGFLEENITKAEDVIKDHIDKELIVVRTEELVSHAIERMRKYKISQIPVVDINGFVGSVDETDLFRSYVADKNVAEKPIKDVMGKPFPIVKLGTPIEEVSKLFTKENDAVLIDLGNGHHHIITKYDIIGSIK; encoded by the coding sequence ATGGACTTTTCAAAGAATATTTTAGAAACAATTGGTAACACACCATTGGTAAAGCTCAATAAAATTGTTGCTGAAATTGATGCGCTAGTATTAGCAAAAGTCGAAACCTTTAATCCTGGTAATTCTGTAAAAGACAGAATGGCGGTAAAAATGATTGAAGATGCAGAGGCTGACGGCAGACTAAAACCTGGAGGGACTATTATCGAAGGAACTTCTGGAAATACAGGAATGGGACTTGCTCTTGTAGCAATTATCAAAGGATATAAATTAATTTGTGTTATTTCAGATAAACAGTCAAAAGAGAAAATGGATATTCTTCGTGCTGTTGGAGCAAAAGTAGTTGTTTGTCCTACCGATGTTGAGCCTACAGATCCTCGTTCTTATTATTCAGTTTCAAAGCGTTTGGCAGAAGAAACACCAAATTCTTGGTATGTAAACCAATATGATAATTTATCAAATTCATTGGCACATTATGAGCAGACGGGACCAGAAATCTGGAAACAGACAGACGGAAAAATTACGCATTTTGTTGTAGGTGTAGGAACAGGAGGAACAATTTCAGGTGTTGGAAAGTACTTAAAAGAGAAAAATCCAAACATTAAAATTTGGGGAATTGATACTTACGGTTCTGTTTTTAAAAAATACCATGAAACAGGTATTTTTGATGAAAACGAAATCTATTCTTATATAACAGAGGGAATTGGAGAAGATATTTTACCTAAAAATGTTGACTTTTCTTTAATCGATGGCTTTACAAAAGTAACAGACAAAGATGCTGCAGTTTATACAAGAAAAATTGCCCTAGAAGAAGCAATCTTTGTTGGAAACTCAGCGGGAGCTTGTATTAAAGGACTATTACAGTTAAAAGATCAATTTAAGCCGGATGATGTTGTAGTAGTTCTATTTCACGATTCAGGGAGCCGTTATGTAGGTAAAATGTTTAACGACGACTGGATGCGCGAGCGTGGATTCTTAGAAGAAAATATCACGAAGGCAGAAGATGTGATTAAAGATCATATTGACAAGGAATTAATTGTTGTTCGTACAGAAGAATTGGTTTCGCATGCTATTGAGCGTATGCGTAAATATAAAATCTCTCAAATTCCAGTTGTAGACATAAATGGTTTTGTAGGTTCTGTTGATGAAACTGACTTGTTTAGAAGTTATGTTGCAGATAAAAATGTGGCCGAAAAACCAATTAAAGATGTAATGGGGAAACCTTTTCCAATTGTAAAATTAGGAACGCCAATCGAAGAAGTTTCTAAACTTTTCACCAAAGAAAACGATGCTGTTTTAATTGATTTAGGAAACGGTCACCATCACATTATTACAAAATATGATATTATCGGCTCTATAAAATAA
- a CDS encoding 3'-5' exonuclease, which produces MNFTAIDFETATGYHPCSVGIVTVQNGIIVDEFVTLIKPPNNEYNPFTIRVHGIYPKDTVNSKSFYQVYPEIERRLKNRVVVAHNESFDRNVLMKSMLLHGLNYEDLSIAPKWECTVKIYKAKGLKPTKLSDCCREMNIQLNHHEALSDARACAKLYLLR; this is translated from the coding sequence ATGAATTTTACAGCTATTGATTTTGAAACTGCAACGGGATATCATCCCTGCTCAGTGGGTATTGTTACAGTCCAAAACGGAATTATTGTGGACGAATTTGTGACATTGATAAAACCGCCGAATAACGAGTATAATCCTTTTACAATTCGCGTTCACGGAATTTATCCGAAAGATACAGTTAATTCAAAATCTTTTTATCAAGTCTATCCTGAAATTGAAAGAAGATTAAAAAATAGAGTTGTAGTAGCTCACAATGAAAGTTTTGACCGAAATGTTTTAATGAAATCAATGCTGCTTCACGGTTTAAACTACGAAGATTTAAGCATTGCGCCAAAGTGGGAATGTACAGTTAAAATTTATAAAGCTAAAGGTTTAAAGCCAACAAAATTAAGTGATTGCTGTCGTGAAATGAATATTCAGCTAAATCATCACGAAGCTTTATCTGATGCAAGGGCATGTGCTAAATTATATTTGCTTCGCTAA
- a CDS encoding SusC/RagA family TonB-linked outer membrane protein: MKLKLNGFLVLLVALITQLTFAQERTVSGVVSDNAGLPLPGVSVLVKGTKTGTQTDFDGKFSIKATSSEVLTFTYIGMKTQEVAASSTTLNVKLASNTTELEGVVVTALGIKREKKALGYTTQEIKGQDLVGGTTGANFLNDLSGKSAGVQIRKNTNFGGSTNVVSRGVKNLTGNNQMLIVIDGMPINNSNVNSSNGAQTAGARNTYDYGNAGMDINPDDIESLNILKGAAASALYGFQAGNGVIMITTKKGKAQKGMGVTVSSEFGVGSVDKKTFPVYQNKYGQGYGPTYDAAGNPKGTPVGPTGAFFVIDKNGNQVVSTTDDASYGVAFDPNLSVYTWESYSPYSSKFGQKSPWVAAKNGPITFFQTAQTFNNSISFEGGSDKSNFVINYNNYKETGILPNSELKKNNASIKFNHKLTDKLSASVFANYLAQTTMGRNTTGYGGDNVAGLFRQWWGTNVDIQSQKEAFQNSGGQNISWNMADPANGNTNPKYWDNPYFTRYRNYQTDERNRFIGYGQLDYKFTDWLNATGKISTDSYSELREERKAVGSLAGTFGINRLAVGSGYQKYTGMFSEQNYQVTLNFNKKITEDFSLTGLIGYNALRTRRTSTLASTDGGLIIPEIYALSNSVNASPFPVEVEDNSAVNSVYASASVGFRDFFFVEGTVRNDAFSMLPQDDNDVNTYSVSGSYVFTNHINRPWLTFGKLRASYAENPQGSIDLYALQDVYTKFNPFGSNQLYSRPNTANNPDLHPVKTTSQELGLEMQFLDRRVGFDVSVYKSLSEDQIFPVDYSTATGNSSRYVNAGSVENKGVEVIFNLTPLKTNNFQWDINLNWSKNENTVVALTPGVDVLTIGTFQGGVSIVGTKGHPYGDILGKDYIYNADGQKVTKNGVYLQTATTNNVIGNVTPDWIGGIRNKFTYKQVSLGFLIDVQKGGDIFSLDQYYGQSSGLYTSTAGNNELGNPVRNTLANGGGVILPGVNEDGTPNTTRTPSPEVAGSIYGYNNNPQKAFVYDASYVKLREVSITYSFPKQFITKAGLNDLRLSLVGSNLWIISKNLPDADPESGLSSGNLSSGYSGGSLPTTRNIGCNLTLKF; this comes from the coding sequence ATGAAACTAAAGTTAAATGGATTCTTAGTGCTCTTGGTGGCGCTGATTACGCAACTAACCTTTGCGCAAGAAAGAACTGTTTCGGGTGTGGTTTCCGATAATGCAGGATTGCCTCTACCAGGTGTGAGTGTATTAGTTAAAGGAACTAAAACTGGAACACAAACAGATTTTGATGGAAAATTCTCTATCAAAGCTACGTCAAGCGAAGTCTTGACTTTTACTTACATTGGAATGAAAACGCAAGAAGTTGCAGCTAGTTCTACAACATTAAATGTAAAATTAGCTAGCAATACTACTGAGTTAGAAGGTGTTGTTGTTACGGCCTTAGGTATTAAAAGAGAGAAAAAAGCTCTTGGATATACTACTCAGGAAATAAAAGGACAAGATTTAGTGGGTGGAACAACAGGTGCAAACTTCCTTAATGATCTTTCTGGTAAATCTGCTGGGGTACAAATTAGAAAGAACACAAACTTTGGAGGATCTACAAACGTAGTTTCGAGAGGTGTTAAAAACCTTACTGGAAATAACCAAATGCTTATTGTTATTGATGGTATGCCTATTAACAATTCCAATGTGAATTCTAGTAATGGAGCACAAACTGCTGGAGCACGTAATACTTATGATTACGGTAATGCTGGTATGGATATTAATCCTGATGATATCGAATCATTAAACATACTGAAAGGTGCTGCCGCATCTGCTTTATATGGGTTTCAAGCTGGAAATGGTGTAATTATGATTACTACAAAAAAAGGAAAAGCTCAAAAAGGTATGGGAGTGACTGTATCTAGTGAGTTTGGAGTTGGCTCAGTTGATAAAAAGACTTTCCCTGTTTACCAAAATAAATACGGACAAGGTTATGGACCTACTTATGATGCAGCTGGAAATCCAAAAGGTACTCCAGTTGGGCCAACAGGTGCTTTTTTTGTTATCGATAAAAATGGTAACCAAGTGGTAAGTACTACAGATGATGCTTCTTACGGTGTTGCGTTTGATCCAAATCTTTCTGTTTATACTTGGGAATCATATTCTCCATATTCTTCAAAATTTGGACAAAAATCTCCATGGGTAGCTGCTAAAAATGGTCCAATTACATTTTTTCAAACAGCTCAAACATTCAATAACTCAATCTCTTTTGAAGGTGGTTCAGATAAAAGCAACTTTGTTATCAATTACAACAATTATAAAGAGACTGGTATTTTACCAAATAGTGAATTGAAGAAAAATAATGCAAGTATTAAATTCAACCACAAATTAACAGATAAATTATCTGCAAGTGTTTTTGCAAATTATTTAGCCCAAACTACAATGGGTAGAAATACTACTGGTTATGGTGGTGATAACGTTGCAGGTTTATTCCGTCAATGGTGGGGAACTAACGTAGATATTCAATCTCAAAAAGAAGCTTTCCAAAATTCAGGCGGACAAAATATTTCATGGAACATGGCAGATCCTGCTAATGGGAATACAAATCCTAAATATTGGGATAACCCATATTTTACAAGATATAGAAATTACCAAACTGACGAAAGAAATCGTTTCATTGGTTATGGTCAATTAGATTATAAATTTACAGATTGGTTAAACGCTACAGGAAAAATAAGTACAGATAGTTATTCAGAATTACGTGAAGAGAGAAAAGCAGTAGGATCCTTGGCAGGAACATTTGGTATTAACCGTTTAGCTGTTGGTTCAGGATACCAAAAATATACAGGTATGTTTTCTGAGCAAAACTATCAGGTTACCTTAAACTTCAATAAAAAAATTACTGAGGATTTCTCACTAACAGGTTTGATTGGATATAATGCTTTAAGAACCAGACGTACATCTACCTTAGCTTCTACAGATGGAGGACTTATTATTCCGGAAATCTATGCATTATCAAATTCAGTAAATGCTTCTCCATTTCCAGTTGAGGTTGAAGATAATTCAGCGGTAAACAGTGTTTATGCATCTGCTTCAGTAGGATTCAGAGATTTCTTTTTTGTAGAAGGAACAGTGCGTAATGATGCATTCTCTATGTTGCCACAAGATGATAACGATGTTAATACATACTCAGTATCTGGAAGTTATGTTTTTACAAACCACATTAATAGACCATGGTTAACTTTCGGTAAATTAAGAGCAAGTTATGCTGAGAATCCACAAGGAAGTATTGATCTTTATGCATTACAAGATGTATATACCAAATTTAATCCATTTGGTTCAAACCAACTTTATTCAAGACCAAACACTGCTAATAACCCAGATTTGCACCCTGTAAAAACTACATCGCAAGAACTTGGTTTAGAGATGCAATTCCTTGACAGAAGAGTAGGTTTTGATGTAAGTGTTTACAAAAGTTTAAGTGAAGATCAAATTTTCCCAGTAGATTATTCTACTGCAACTGGTAACTCTTCTAGATATGTAAACGCGGGATCTGTAGAAAATAAAGGTGTTGAGGTAATATTCAATCTAACTCCTTTAAAAACAAATAATTTTCAGTGGGATATTAACCTAAACTGGTCTAAAAATGAAAATACAGTTGTAGCTTTAACACCAGGTGTTGATGTTTTAACAATTGGTACATTCCAAGGTGGTGTTAGTATCGTTGGTACAAAAGGACATCCTTATGGAGATATCCTTGGTAAAGATTATATCTACAATGCTGACGGACAAAAAGTAACTAAAAATGGAGTGTATTTACAAACTGCAACTACTAATAATGTAATTGGTAATGTTACACCAGATTGGATTGGTGGTATCCGTAACAAATTTACTTACAAACAAGTTTCTTTAGGTTTCTTAATTGATGTTCAAAAAGGAGGAGATATCTTCTCTCTTGATCAATATTACGGTCAAAGTTCTGGTTTATATACTTCTACAGCAGGAAACAATGAGCTTGGAAATCCTGTAAGAAATACACTTGCTAATGGTGGTGGTGTTATTTTACCTGGAGTAAATGAAGATGGAACTCCTAATACTACAAGAACACCAAGTCCTGAAGTTGCTGGAAGTATCTATGGGTACAATAATAATCCACAAAAAGCATTTGTTTACGATGCAAGTTATGTAAAATTAAGAGAGGTAAGTATTACTTATAGTTTTCCTAAACAATTTATAACTAAAGCAGGTTTGAATGATTTACGTCTTTCTTTAGTAGGTTCTAACTTATGGATCATCAGCAAAAATCTTCCAGATGCAGATCCAGAAAGTGGTCTAAGTTCAGGTAACTTATCATCAGGTTATTCAGGAGGTTCACTTCCTACAACAAGAAATATCGGTTGTAACCTAACATTAAAATTTTAA
- a CDS encoding SusD/RagB family nutrient-binding outer membrane lipoprotein — MKKVLLLMSVVGMMVSCSQDITDMNVDPKRPTTTKSEYLFTNAEKKLVDQMVSTSVNNNVFRLFAQQWTETTYPDESQYNITNRKIPDTHFLVLYRDVLADFHDSRVMISATTPATPAEEAVKQNKLALIDILEAYAYSVLVDTFGNVPYSQAIDIQKYPLPAYDDAKTIYQDLIKRLSADVAVLKANSTVANFGAADIIYSGNAASNAKWAKFANSLIIRMAVNMSDVDPAYATTQVQAALASGALAGNADNTKLTYLTTSGNQNPLYADLVTSQRFDFIPAEPFVSAMDAVVPGGDPRMPKYFTNLTSPAPVIPAGRTFVGGTYGAGNVYTAYSQITSTLNNPVFPGTIFDFAELNFLLAEAAEKNLIPGGSAQAKVYYEAGIKASMADWGVTSTAAIDAYIASPKVDYNNPLSGATWKEKIGNQAWFALYNRGYEAWTSYRRLDFPVLKAPQAAINKLIFTVPVRYTYPGVEASINKTNYTKAASDIGGDLLNTKLFWDKF, encoded by the coding sequence ATGAAAAAAGTACTTTTATTAATGTCTGTGGTAGGTATGATGGTTTCGTGCAGCCAGGACATTACAGATATGAATGTTGATCCGAAAAGACCAACAACTACCAAATCGGAATATTTATTTACAAATGCTGAGAAAAAATTAGTCGATCAAATGGTTAGTACTAGTGTGAATAATAATGTTTTTAGATTATTTGCACAACAATGGACAGAGACAACTTATCCTGATGAAAGTCAGTACAACATTACAAACAGAAAAATTCCTGATACACACTTTTTGGTTTTGTACAGAGATGTTCTAGCTGATTTTCACGATTCAAGAGTTATGATTTCAGCAACAACTCCTGCAACTCCTGCAGAGGAAGCAGTTAAGCAAAATAAATTAGCTCTTATAGATATTTTAGAAGCTTATGCTTATAGTGTATTAGTAGATACTTTTGGAAATGTTCCTTACTCACAGGCAATTGATATTCAAAAATATCCTTTACCAGCTTATGATGATGCAAAAACTATCTACCAAGATCTTATTAAAAGATTAAGTGCAGATGTTGCGGTTTTAAAAGCGAACAGTACAGTAGCTAACTTTGGTGCAGCAGATATTATCTATTCAGGAAATGCTGCAAGTAATGCAAAATGGGCAAAATTTGCGAACTCATTGATCATTAGAATGGCAGTTAATATGTCTGATGTTGATCCAGCTTATGCAACTACTCAAGTTCAGGCAGCTCTTGCTTCTGGTGCTTTAGCAGGTAATGCTGATAATACAAAATTGACTTATTTAACAACATCAGGAAATCAAAATCCATTATATGCTGATTTAGTAACTAGTCAGCGATTTGATTTTATTCCTGCTGAGCCTTTTGTTTCTGCTATGGATGCTGTTGTTCCTGGTGGTGACCCAAGGATGCCTAAATATTTTACTAATCTAACTTCTCCAGCTCCAGTTATTCCTGCAGGAAGAACTTTTGTAGGTGGAACTTATGGTGCAGGAAATGTTTATACAGCTTATTCACAAATAACATCGACATTAAACAATCCAGTTTTCCCAGGAACTATCTTTGATTTCGCTGAGTTGAATTTCTTATTAGCAGAAGCTGCTGAGAAAAATTTAATTCCAGGGGGGTCTGCTCAGGCAAAAGTATATTACGAAGCAGGTATTAAAGCTTCTATGGCAGATTGGGGAGTAACTAGCACTGCAGCTATTGATGCTTATATTGCAAGTCCAAAAGTAGATTATAATAATCCGTTAAGTGGAGCAACATGGAAAGAAAAAATTGGTAATCAAGCATGGTTTGCTCTTTATAACAGAGGATACGAAGCATGGACATCTTACAGAAGATTGGATTTCCCAGTTTTAAAAGCACCTCAAGCAGCTATAAACAAACTTATTTTTACTGTGCCTGTTAGATATACTTATCCGGGTGTAGAAGCAAGTATAAATAAAACAAATTATACTAAAGCAGCTTCTGACATTGGTGGAGATTTATTAAATACTAAATTGTTCTGGGATAAATTCTAA